A window of Hippoglossus stenolepis isolate QCI-W04-F060 chromosome 18, HSTE1.2, whole genome shotgun sequence contains these coding sequences:
- the nup214 gene encoding nuclear pore complex protein Nup214 isoform X1, translating to MSDDTDSPPEREMKDFQFRQMKKARVFAPAGDLPEERSTLLTLSNKYGLCFVGLNRTFKVYLTHDILAADRVDGNANEIVNGIPVLAEVTVELAVHHLALSCDELTLSVCGVSEEGGLFLTFYDVRTFINKARQQKLPFASLQAAVPSGTVVQDLKWNPAQVSTLAACLSDGSMMILDVTDNVKVQAQLPPSSGITCLCWSPKGKQVAAGKMNATVSQYTPALEEKKVIPCPHFYSSSPDEPVKALDVLWLKTFVFAVVYAAADGSLETPPELVLISLPKKDEKVETKYLNFSDTVYGSCTERLHHYFLSHVEDWDLVFAASAASIEVSVISRQDDKIWELWILEDASRAELPVTATNEDTLPLGFAIDYTSQQEIYISDEKTLPPAPTMLILSTEGLLCPFALLNLNPGVKQLVSVPSLIPLEGERLPKLGSLAAQPPKAAASFPSAPAVFQNLGLTSAAAPTPAAPVASSAAARFGFATTAPVTTSSSAFSFSVPSTSSPSAPTAFSLGVSTPFGSGSSGFSFASKPPSDTPSAPSAFSISTPSIKPSAVAAPAPAPAPHSLAAASPPTVKMNLNERFSALETPAQAPQSFPFTSPIPKPVVSNSSSLTAPPLAVAKPPAVLTPVRPVQTSMPPTIVQKPTPAAQSRIQAPQTPVAPVKAVEKQPQQKKESDHIMAGIFEEIAHFQQELDDLKARSARADFKVGTNEEMKELRKESEDLHIFTLEIKETTESLNGDIGTLKTTLLEGFAGAEEASTQSELSKDNNNRQLLYKKPLDPRSEERLKEIRRLYQYVTFAVEDVNDVLNVEWEKHLEKKKKLKHMSVPGREGLFTTLANNLYIIEQQKHRLDQLVKDLSSLMLYNKTTTATANQNTAAATTAGLESELESLRDALLKARLDTSPPKTKSRSPVKISPVKQSQLRNFLSKGQMPPVRSTAPANLSRSAFLSPKYYEDLDDVSSTSTLSQSLDPHPAHLELEEEELQPEPLLVIPQAHATPRHPTVVRTPSIQPGFGAIQSTPLTKLHQVQAMGFGLSPIASPVPSNKINLSGPDSTALATKTVKHGAPPAERTVPVTNPAQQAAATAALRRQMANQKTAVVGASLTESTLKIVPQVVNVQELKEKGPPVPASNIISSPVPDPAAQVFATVSSNQAKRNPNQGIQTMSAESTTTPQTGFVFGHPAKPDVSAAPASSADQNTSKGFSFASGSTGFGFASATQGAGISQAKDVSKFSFGGNGKMGFGQAGDEGFSFIPKSTSPALRTASPTLPPNPPGEAAKPTSTATALKVEPQPPKTVGGETLGSFSGLRVGQGEEAKDASTKPSPASVTFGDSGLGMGKGAAQFSFGTGGQKSAEDSPGSDLAKGAASGSLFKPPESTSKPAFSVPQSGSATTGLPTSFSSLLAESSDSSEEPKAPTQPSEATPPPEKEAASEPIVERASAPEVPDSAGEAATIDTTPAPAALTPPPSLATTAPTPEPPPSIAAPAEAAPPPPYSAVHTIEAPADTTTTAPVSTSPAATFSVVPVSQVAPAAFQVPSSDKPGSIFTQPAPVTTDSHTIGITTVINTVANAATTTTHTVVSTATTTAATVFGQPVAPPVSSAPSAPAITGFGSSGFGASPGANFGNTVFGQVSGFGQPASNTGTASDFSFGQTVFGVSSTSATTGGGGGGSLFGASTTSTFPFGQGSANTASSTGSGPFGQSTAPAFGQSSGFGQGSVFGSNTTTSSSTGFSFGQPSGFGCSSAAPSFGQPPSTGSVFGQQQQQSSSGSVFGSGSANPAGSSAGGGFFSGLGGKPTEEAANKNPFGAPPATGGFGQPAQTGANTLFGSSGAKTFGFGQTSFGEQKPSGTFSTGGGSVASQGFGSFASPTKPGGFGSAPVFGSSPSFGSSPAFGGAASFGSNPSFNNNMVPSAGKVFGEGTAASSMGGFGFASPPPAPSFGALANQNPPSFGNLAQQGSGFGAQPSSFSGFGQQPQTGGFSGNTFGSSNQSNEPNMPGEEISRSDTYRDEK from the exons ATGAGCGACGACACGGACTCTCCCCCCGAGAGGGAAATGAAG gATTTTCAGTTTCGGCAGATGAAGAAAGCAAGAGTTTTTGCACCTGCTGGGGATTTGCCTGAAGAAAGATCCACTCTGCTCACCCTCTCAAATAAATATGGCTTATGTTTCGTTGGGCTCAACAGAACATTCAAAGTTTACCTGACACATGATATACTGGCTGCTGATAGAGTTGATGGCAACGCCAATGAAATAG TCAATGGAATACCAGTGTTGGCAGAGGTGACGGTGGAACTGGCTGTGCACCACTTGGCTCTCAGTTGTGATGAACTTACATTGTCAGTATGTGGTGTGTCTGAGGAGGGGGGTTTATTCCTCACTTTCTACGATGTCCGCACCTTCATTAACAAG gcGAGACAACAGAAGTTACCTTTTGCATCACTGCAGGCAGCCGTACCCTCTGGCACTGTGGTGCAGGACCTGAAGTGGAATCCCGCTCAGGTGTCCACTTtggctgcctgtctgtctgacggCAGCATGATGATTTTGGATGTTACAGACAATGTCAAAGTGCAGGCACAGCTACCACCATCGAGTGGCATCACATGCC tTTGCTGGAGTccaaaaggaaaacaagtcGCTGCAGGAAAGATGAATGCCACAGTCAGTCAGTACACACCA GCActagaggaaaagaaagtgatCCCATGTCCACACTTCTACAGTTCTTCCCCTGATGAACCTGTCAAAG CTCTGGATGTGCTGTGGCTGAAAacctttgtgtttgcagtggtATACGCTGCTGCAGATGGATCCCTTGAGACCCCTCCCGAGCTCGTGTTGATCTCCCTCCCT aaaaaggATGAGAAGGTGGAGACGAAGTATCTGAACTTTAGTGACACGGTGTACGGCAGCTGCACTGAACGGCTGCACCACTACTTCCTGAGCCATGTAGAGGACTG GGACCTTGTGtttgcagcatcagcagcttcCATTGAGGTCAGCGTCATATCCAGACAAGATGACAAG ATATGGGAACTTTGGATCCTGGAAGATGCAAGTCGGGCTGAGCTTCCAGTGACTGCGACAAATGAAGACACTCTACCGCTCGGCTTCGCCATAGACTACACCAGCCAGCAAGAGATCTACATCT CTGATGAGAAGACCTTACCTCCAGCGCCCACGATGCTAATTCTATCCACAGAGGGTTTACTCTGCCCGTTTGCTCTGCTCAACCTCAATCCTGGTGTGAAGCAGCTGGTCTCAGTCCCCAGCCTGATCCCCCTGGAGGGGGAGAGACTGCCCAAGCTAG GTTCTTTGGCAGCCCAACCACCAAAAGCTGCTGCCTCCTTCCCATCTGCCCCAGCCGTGTTCCAAAACCTCGGCCTAACATCAGCAGCTGCTCCCACTCCTGCAGCTCCCGTTGCCTCTTCCGCCGCTGCTCGGTTCGGCTTTGCTACGACAGCTCCTGTGACAACGTCCTCATCggccttctctttctctgtcccatCTACCAGCTCCCCCTCAGCCCCTACAGCTTTCTCCCTGGGGGTATCCACGCCTTTTGGCTCAGGATCCTCAGGCTTTTCCTTTGCCTCCAAACCTCCCTCTGATACTCCCTCAGCACCTTCTGCATTTTCCATCAGCACGCCTTCCATCAAACCGTCAGCGGTAGCAgccccagctccagctccagcacctCACAGCCTTGCTGCTGCCTCCCCACCCACAGTGAAAATGAATCTGAATGAGAG GTTTTCAGCACTGGAGACCCCAGCACAAGCCCCACAGTCTTTCCCCTTCACTTCTCCAATACCCAAACCAGTTGTCTCCAATTCCAGTAGTTTGACCGCCCCTCCGCTTGCAGTTGCTAAGCCACCAGCTGTACTAA CCCCAGTGCGTCCAGTTCAAACCAGCATGCCGCCCACCATTGTCCAGAAACCGACTCCTGCAGCCCAGAGCCGAATCCAAGCTCCACAG ACCCCTGTGGCACCTGTGAAGGCCGTGGAGAAGCAGCCACAGCAAAAGAAAGAGTCGGATCACATCATGGCCGGTATATTTGAAGAG ATCGCACACTTCCAGCAGGAGTTGGATGACCTTAAGGCAAGAAGCGCAAGAGCTGATTTCAAGGTTGGCACCAACGAGGAGATGAAGGAGTTGAGGAAGGAGTCAGAGGACCTACATATTTTCACGCTGGAGATCAAGGAAACTACAGAG TCTCTCAATGGCGATATTGGGACCCTGAAGACCACCTTATTGGAAGGCTTTGCTGGGGCAGAAGAAGCCAGCACCCAGAGTGAGCTGAGCAAAGACAACAATAACAGACAGCTGCTTTACAAAAAACCTCTGGACCCACGCAGTGAGGAACGACTCAAG GAGATTCGCAGACTGTACCAGTACGTTACATTTGCTGTGGAAGACGTCAACGATGTGTTGAATGTGGAATGGGAGAAAcatctggagaagaagaaaaagctgaa ACACATGTCCGTGCCAGGGCGTGAGGGTCTTTTCACAACACTGGCCAACAACCTGTACATCATCGAGCAGCAAAAGCACAGGTTGGACCAATTGGTTAAAGACCTCAGCTCACTGATGCTCTACAACAAGACGACTACAGCAACTGCAAACCAAAATactgctgcagcaacaactGCTGG TTTGGAAAGTGAGCTCGAGAGTTTAAGGGATGCACTCCTGAAAGCCAGACTGGACACTTCCCCTCCCAAAACCAAATCCAGATCTCCAG TCAAGATCTCACCAGTGAAACAGTCCCAGCTACGCAACTTCCTGTCAAAGGGGCAGATGCCTCCTGTCCGCTCAACTGCACCAG CCAACCTGTCTCGATCCGCCTTCCTTTCACCTAAATACTATGAGGACTTGGATGATGTGAGCTCTACCTCCACCCTGTCCCAGTCCCTGGACCCCCACCCGGCTCACttagagctggaggaggaggaactaCAGCCAGAGCCCCTCCTTGTTATACCCCAAGCACATGCCACCCCTCGTCACCCCACTGTCGTGAGGACCCCCTCTATCCAGCCTGGCTTTGGAGCAATCCAGTCTACGCCTTTAACCAAACTTCACCAAGTACAGGCTATGGGCTTTGGACTCAGCCCTATCGCCAGCCCTG TTCCAAGCAATAAGATCAACCTCAGCGGGCCTGATAGCACGGCTCTTGCCACAAAGACGGTCAAACATGGAGCCCCACCAGCTGAGAGGACCGTACCTGTCACCAACCCCGCCCAGCAGGCCGCAGCCACTGCTGCTCTACGCAGGCAGATGGCCAATCAGAAGACGG CTGTTGTCGGTGCTTCCTTGACAGAGTCCACTTTGAAGATAGTCCCTCAGGTCGTCAATGTTCAAGAGCTCAAGGAGAAAGGGCCTCCTGTGCCAGCTTCCAATATCATCAG ctcaCCAGTTCCAGATCCAGCAGCTCAAGTCTTTGCAACAGTTTCTTCCAACCAGGCTAAACGA AATCCTAACCAAGGCATCCAGACGATGTCCGCTGAAAGTACAACCACCCCACAGACAGGCTTTGTGTTCG GTCATCCAGCCAAACCTGATGTTTCCGCGGCTCCTGCAAGCTCAGCGGATCAAAACACCAGCAAAGGTTTCTCCTTTGCTTCAGG GTCCACAGGCTTCGGTTTTGCTTCAGCTACACAGGGAGCTGGAATATCACAAG CAAAGGATGTGAGTAAATTTTCCTTTGGTGGAAATGGCAAAATGGGATTCGGCCAGGCTGGAGACGAGGGATTCTCCTTCATCCCAAAGTCCACCTCCCCTGCTCTACGCACGGCCTCCCCCACCCTGCCTCCGAACCCACCAGGAGAAGCAGCCAAACCCACCTCTACTGCAACAGCCCTCAAGGTAGAGCCACAGCCGCCTAAGACAGTTGGAGGTGAGACACTGGGCAGTTTCTCCGGACTTCGTGTGGGCCAAGGAGAAGAAGCCAAAGATGCCTCCACCAAACCTTCTCCTGCCTCCGTTACCTTCGGGGACAGTGGACTTGGGATGGGCAAGGGAGCAGCACAGTTTAGCTTTGGCACAGGTGGGCAAAAGTCTGCAGAAGATTCCCCAGGATCAGACTTGGCGAAGGGAGCAGCGTCAGGCAGTTTGTTTAAGCCTCCTGAATCAACTAGTAAGCCAGCCTTCTCTGTTCCCCAGTCAGGCTCAGCTACCACAGGTTTACCTACGTCTTTCAGTAGTCTCCTTGCAGAATCTTCAGACTCCTCAGAGGAACCAAAAGCTCCCACACAACCTTCAGAAGCCACCCCACCCCCTGAAAAAGAAGCAGCTTCTGAACCCATTGTAGAGAGAGCCAGTGCCCCAGAAGTACCCGACTCTGCAGGGGAGGCTGCTACCATAGACACCACACCAGCACCTGCAGCACTAACACCCCCACCTTCTTTGGCCACAACTGCCCCGACCCCAGAACCTCCCCCCTCCATCGCTGCCCCAGCTGAAGCCGCCCCTCCACCACCATACAGTGCTGTTCACACAATCGAAGCACCCGCagacaccaccaccactgctcCTGTGTCCACTTCACCAGCTGCCACCTTCTCTGTTGTGCCTGTCTCCCAGGTTGCACCAGCAGCATTTCAGGTTCCCTCTTCTGACAAGCCTGGCTCCATTTTTACTCAGCCTGCTCCTGTAACAACAGACAGCCACACCATTGGAATCACAACAGTAATCAACACAGTTGCCAATGCAGCCACCACTACCACCCATACAGTTGTGAGCACTGCAACAACTACTGCTGCCACTGTATTTGGGCAACCTGTTGCACCTCCAGTTTCCTCAGCCCCCTCGGCTCCAGCCATTACAGGATTTGGTTCATCTGGGTTTGGTGCATCACCTGGAGCTAATTTTGGCAACACTGTATTTGGCCAGGTGAGTGGCTTTGGCCAGCCTGCCAGTAACACTGGAACAGCTAGTGACTTTTCTTTTGGCCAGACAGTCTTTGGAGTAAGCTCTACCAGTGCAaccactggaggaggaggaggaggaagtctTTTTGGTGCTTCTACTACAAGTACCTTCCCGTTTGGCCAAGGCAGTGCCAACACAGCCAGCAGCACCGGCTCTGGACCGTTTGGGCAGAGCACAGCCCCAGCATTTGGCCAGAGCTCGGGATTTGGGCAAGGGTCTGTGTTTGGTAGTAACACCACCACGTCATCGTCGACAGGATTCAGCTTTGGACAGCCCTCAG gtttcGGTTGCTCCTCTGCCGCTCCCTCGTTTGGCCAGCCACCGAGCACTGGCAGTGTGTTTGGACAG cagcagcagcaatcaTCTAGTGGGAGTGTGTTTGGTTCAGGTTCAGCCAACCCTGCAGGCTCATCAGCTGGTGGAGGATTCTTCAGTGGCCTGGGAGGCAAACCCACCGAGGAGGCTGCCAACAAGAACCCATTTGGCGCCCCTCCCGCCACCGGAGGATTTGGCCAGCCTGCTCAGACAG GTGCCAACACTCTGTTTGGGAGTAGTGGTGCCAAGACCTTTGGTTTTGGACAGACCTCCTTTGGTGAGCAGAAACCCAGTGGGACCTTCAGCACTGGAGGAGGGAGTGTTGCATCCCAGGGTTTTGGCTCCTTCGCTTCTCCGACAAAACCAG GTGGATTTGGCAGCGCTCCAGTGTTTGGGAGTTCTCCTTCCTTCGGTAGTTCTCCAGCATTTGGAGGTGCGGCGTCATTCGGCTCCAACCCTTCattcaacaacaacatggtTCCCTCCGCTGGTAAAGTGTTTGGAGAGGGAACTGCGGCCTCCAGCATGGGAGGATTTGG GTTTGCCTCACCTCCCCCCGCCCCGTCCTTTGGCGCTCTAGCTAATCAGAACCCTCCGTCATTCGGGAACTTGGCCCAGCAGGGCTCTGGGTTTGGAGCTCAGCCCAGCAGCTTCTCAGGGTTTGGACAGCAGCCACAGACAGGAG GATTCTCTGGAAACACCTTTGGCTCTTCAAACCA